The sequence GTGTTCAATCGCATGCAGAGAGTGACTGAACCGGACGGCTATCTTTTCCTCGGTGCCGCCGAGACGGTGATCGGACTGACCGATGCGTATCGCGCCGCGCCGGACCTGCGCGGCGTCTACATGCCCAACCCGGTGCGGTCGTCGCCGTCGCTGGTGCCTGGGATCGGTCTCGGCGCGACCAAGGCTCTGGCGCGAAACTGAAACTCGACTAAAGTGGCTGCGGGGACGAGCGATCTCCCCACAGGCGGCATGCCCAAGTATCGCGTCCGCACCCGTGCAAGGACGTGCCATGCCCTCGACCCATCCTCCGCTTGCTGAGCAGAGCGCCGAGCCATCGGCAGCCTCCGCCATCCCGATACGCGAAGCCTTCTTCGTCTGGCTCCGGATCGCTCTGCTGTCCTTCGGCGGCCCCGCCGGCCAGATCGCGCTGATGCATCGCGAACTGGTCGATGAGCGCAAGTGGATTTCGGACGCGCGATTTATCCATGCGCTGAATTTCTGCATGCTGCTGCCCGGTCCCGAGGCGCAGCAACTCGCTACCTATATCGGCTGGCTGCTGCACGGCGTGCGCGGCGGCGTCATCGCCGGAACGCTGTTCGTGTTGCCGGGCTTTGTCGTCATCGTGACACTGAGCGTGATCTACGCGCTGTATGGCGCGCTCGATGTGGTCTCGGGATTGTTCTTCGGGCTGAAGGCGGCCGTGCTGGCCATCGTGATCGAAGCGTTGTTTCGCATCGCCCGGCGCGCGCTGAAGACGACGGCGCTCTACAGTCTCGCCGCCGTGGCTTTCATTGCGATCTTCGGATTTCATGTCCCGTTCCCGCTGATCATCGTTGCCGCCGGCGTGTTCGGCTGGTTCGCGGCGAAGATTGCGCCCGACTGGATCGGCGGAGCGCCGACATCCGTCGAACAGTCGGACCGCGCTGCCGATGCCGCCGCCATGTCGCGGGATGCGCCGACACTCAAGCGCGGCCTTCGGATCGTCGCGGTCTGCGGAGCGCTGTGGGTGGCGCCGATTGTTCTGCTGGTGCTGCTGTTCGGGCGGGGTAGCGTGTATCCGACCCTCGCGACGTTCTTCTCGGAGATGGCGGTGGTTACGTTCGGCGGGGCCTATGCGGTGCTGGCCTATGTGGCGCAGGCGGCGGTCAACGATCTGCACTGGCTCAATCCCGGCGAGATGCTCGACGGTCTTGCGCTGGCCGAGACGACGCCCGGGCCGCTGATCCTGGTGCTGACCTTCGTCGGTTTTCTCGCGGGCTTTCGCGATCCCGGCGGCATCCCGCCGCTTGCGGGCGGTCTGATCGGCGCGAGCCTCACCACCTGGGTGACGTTCGTGCCGTGCTTTCTCTGGGTGCTGCTGGGCGCGCCCTATGTTGAGCGGCTGCGCCACAACCGCGCGCTGTCAGGCGCGCTTGCCGCCATCACCGCGGCGGTGGTCGGCGTCATCCTCAATCTTGCGGTGTGGTTCGCGCTGCATGTGTTGTTCCGCAACGTCGGCGAATTGAATCTCGGATGGCTCCGCCCGGCATGGCCGGATCTGGCGTCGCTGGACTGGAAGGCGGCGCTGTTGTCCGCGTTCGCCATGCTCGCGATGTTCCGCTGGCACTTCGGCATGCTGCCGACGCTGGCGGTGTGCGGGGCCGCCGGACTGGCGCTGAAGTTCGCGGTCTGAGGCTGCCTTAAGCTTCTCCTGATTTTGCCTTATCGGCCGGGGTTCGCCGCCATTTCGCCTTATGCGCGAAAGGGCCGAAAGCCGGCGGCACCGGGGCGGGATTGCGTCTTTCCAAACAAAAACCCCGCCATTTGCGGCGGGGCTCAGTCTGGGAGGAGAGGGCGTACGGCCCCCGGTACAACCCATCATCAGGCTGGAATGCGGACTTCGTCCTCGGTCGGCTCGCGCAGCACGTAGCCGCGGCCCCAGACGGTCTCGATGAAGTTGCGGCCTTCCGAAGCGTTCGCGAGCTTCTTGCGCAGCTTGCAGATGAAGACGTCGATGATCTTGAGTTCGGGCTCGTCCATGCCGCCGTAGAGATGATTGAGAAACATCTCCTTGGTCAGCGTCGTGCCCTTGCGGAGCGAGAGCAGCTCCAGCATCTGGTATTCCTTGCCCGTGAGATGCACGCGCTGGCCGCCGACTTCGACGGTCTTGGTGTCGAGGTTGACCACCAGATCGCCGGTCTGGATGACCGACTGGGCGTGACCCTTGGAACGGCGGACGATCGCATGGATGCGGGCGATCAGTTCGTCCTTGTGGAATGGCTTGGTCATGTAGTCGTCGGCGCCGACGCCGAGACCCTTGACCTTGTCCTCGATGCCGGCGAGGCCGGAGAGGATCAGAATGGGTGTCTTGATCTTCGAGACACGCAACTGCTTGAGAACATCATATCCGGACATGTCCGGCAGGTTCAGGTCGAGCAGAATGATGTCGTAATCATAAAGCTTTCCGAGGTCGACGCCCTCTTCTCCGAGATCCGTCGTGTAGACGTTGAAACTCTCGGATTTGAGCATCAACTCGATCGACTGCGCAGTGGCGCTGTCATCTTCTATCAGCAATACGCGCATGCCAGTCCCCTATAGTCGCCGCTCCGGGCGTCAGGCCGGCCGCATACTTGCGGCACTGGAAAAACGCCTTTGAACAACTGATTCGGATCCTGACGACATATGGTTAACAAATGCTGATTCGTGTCTGCAAGCTCTATCGTGCAATTTTTGTCGAATCGCACTAAGATGTTGCCTGTAAGCAGCTTTTCGTAGCCTTGCCGTTCAATTTCCACATTAAGAACCGGGCCTAACCGACTCCTGCGACTCGCACCTTCATTCTGAAGGCCAAGTGCTCTCAGTCATCAAAGACAGTGACGCAATGATTAACGATGCGGGTAAACATCGAGTTAAGGGGAAGCTGCGGAATCGCGGAAACTTAAGGTTTTCGCAATGAAGGCCCTCGCCGAGCAGATATCCGACATCGATGGCGTCAATATTTATGGCCGTGTCGTCGGTGTGCGCGGATTGATGGTGGAGATCGCCGGTCCGATCCATGCCATGTCGGTCGGCGCGCGCATCGTGGTGGAGACCGGCACCAACCGTTTCATTCCCTGCGAGGTGATCGGCTTCACCGGCAACAATGCCGTCGTCATGCCTTTCGCCGGACTTGAAGGTGTGCGGCGCGGTTGCCGTGCGGTGATCGCCAATGCGGCCAGCCAGGTGCGTCCGTCGGCTGCGTGGCTCGGGCGCGTGATCAATGCGATGGGTGAACCGATCGACGGCAAGGGGCCGCTGATGCAGGGGCCGTCGCCGATGCCCTATCGCAACGCGCCACCGCCGGCGCATTCCCGCAAGCGCGTGGGCGCGCCGCTCGATCTTGGCGTGCGGTCGCTCAACACGTTCCTGACTTGCTGCCGCGGTCAGCGCATGGGCATCTTCGCCGGTTCCGGTGTCGGCAAGTCGGTGTTGCTGTCGATGCTGGCGCGCAATGTCGACGCGGACATTTCCGTGATCGGTCTGGTCGGTGAACGTGGCCGCGAGGTGCAGGAATTCCTGCAGGACGATCTCGGCGACGAAGGCTTGGCGCGCTCGGTGGTGGTGGTGGCGACGTCTGACGAGCCTGCACTGATGCGGCGGCAGGCGGCTTACCTTACGCTGGCGATTGCCGAGTACTTCCGCGACGACGGCAAGGACGTCATGTGCATGATGGACTCGGTCACGCGCTTCGCCATGGCGCAGCGTGAAATCGGTCTGTCCGCCGGGGAGCCGCCGACCGCCAAGGGCTATACGCCGACGGTTTTCACAGAGCTGCCGAAGCTCCTGGAGCGGGCAGGGCCGGGATTGGGCGAGGGCACCATCACGGGCATCTTTACGGTGCTGGTGGATGGTGATGACCACAATGAGCCGGTCGCCGACGCGGTGCGTGGCATCCTCGACGGCCACATCGTGATGGAGCGCGCGATCGCCGAGCGCGGCCGTTACCCGGCCATCAACATTCTGAAGTCAGTGTCGCGCACCATGCCGAAATCCGCGGACCCTGCGTTCTGGCCGACCATCGTCAAGGCCCGCCAGACCATGGCGACCTACGCCGACATGGAGGAGTTGATCCGGCTCGGAGCCTATCGCGCCGGGTCCAGTCCCGAGGTTGACGAGGCTATCCGGCTGCACGAGCCGCTGGAGGATTTCCTCCGTCAGCGCAAGGATGAGGCGACGGGACTGGGAGACGGGTACCGGCGGTTGGAGCAAATCCTCCAGACCTTGGAAACGGAACGCTAACTTTGTCGCGCCATGATCCCGCCATCTGTGTTCAACCGGAGGGGCCCTTGCGGGGATGCCGGTTGCGTCCCGTTTTGAGATTGGGACTTCTGGGGAGTACGAGTCGATGAAGTCACGTGAAACGCTGATCCGCCTGAAGAAATTTCAGGTCGATGAGAAGCGCCGAAGGGTTGCGCAGATCGAGGGCATGATCGCTGATTTCCAGCGTATGTCCGTTGATCTGGAACGCGAAATCCAGCATGAGCAGGACCGTGCCGGAATCCAGGACCCCTCGCACTTCGCCTATCCCACCTATGCCAAGGCTGCCATCCAGCGCCGCGAGAACCTCACCCGTTCCGCGGATGAATTGCGGGTCCAGCTTGAGGATGCCAAGGCGGTACTGGGCGAGGCGTTCGAGGAGCTCAAGAAGGTGGAACTTCTCGATGAACGCGATCAGGCGCGTGAGCGTGCCGAGGAAAGCGCCCGCGAACAGGCCGATCTTGATAGCATCGGCTTGATGCGCTCCCGGATTGCGATGGCGTGAGGTCGGGCGGCCGCTAGCCTGCAATACCGGCGGGTTCCCGGTCGTGCTTGCTCACGGTGCGTTGATCCGCGACGGTCATGAACCCGGCTTTCGCCAAATGGTTCCATGATATGAGACCCGGGCCGCAATGCCCGGGTTTTGTTTTTCCGCGACTTTCCGTCCGCCGTGGAAGCTGGACGGGGTACAGGCAAGATGTGATACGGAATGGCACAGTCGTGGCGCTAGGCGGTGAGCTAGCCGCGTTGGGGTAGAGCGACGTTTTTTGAGGGGATTGAATGCTGACGCCGGCGGAATTGATCTGGCTGCTTGCATCTGTTGCGAAGGGGGATGAGGCCGCGTTCGAGCGCCTTTACGACGCCACCCGCGCGAAACTCTTCGGCGTCGTGCTTCGTATATTGAGACGTCAGGATCTCGCCGAAGAGGTGACCCAGGAGGCCTACGTCAAGATCTGGAACAACGCGGGTCAATTCAATCCGACGCTCGCGTCTCCGATCACCTGGATGGTGTCGATTGCCCGCAACCGCGCGATCGATGTGGTGCGCAAGCGCAGCGAGGCGTCGATCGAGGACGAGCCGACGGCCATGGAAGTGGCTTCCGATACGCCGGATCCGCTCGCGCGGCGGGAAATGACGGAGGAGTTGAAGCGGGTTCTCGAATGCGTCGGTCAGCTCGATCCGGAACGCCAGAAGCTGGTGCTGCTGGCCTACTACAACGGATGGAGTCGCGATCAACTGTCGGAAAAGTTCAATACGCCGTTGAATACCGTCAAGACATGGCTGCGGCGAAGCATGATTGATATTCGCGAATGTCTTGGTTTGGCATGAATTCGATTGGTATGAGATGAACTACAGCGAAGACCATATCGCGCTCGCGGCGGAATATGCCCTCGGTACGCTTGATGCGGACGAGCGCGCGCTTGTCGAAACCATGATGATCGTCGATCACGGCTTCATGGAAGTGGTCGAGGCATGGGATCGCAAGCTCAGCCCGTTGCATCAGATGGTGGCCCCGATCGAGCCGCCGCCGCACCTCTGGGACAACATCAGCGCTGCGCTTGGTTTGGGGCAGAAGATCGAGTCGGCGCCGGAGCCGGTGGTCGAGCCTCAGGACTCTTCCGTCACACCAACCACCGCAGTTGCGCCAACGCCCGCCGCGCCGGACGCGGCTGCTGCGCCGGTGCCGGATCACTTCGACTACACGCACATCCCTCCGACGACGCCGGACGATTCGACAGCCGTCACCGCCGCTCTGGAGCAGGTCATCTCGGATCAGGCGAAGTCGGATCAGACGACGTCCGATCAGGCCGCGCTGGATCATGGTGCAGCCGAGGCAAGGCCGGCCGCAGCTCCGGATATCGTTGTCGAGCCCGTGGCAGCGCAGCCTTCGCAGCCCTCAAACGTCGTGCCGTTGCCCGGCAAGCGTGGTGGTCTGGCGTTTGGCTGGGTCATGACGGCAGTGGCCGCCTCGCTGGCCGGCGTGATCTGGCTGCAGGCCTATCGGCCTGATCTGCTGCCGGAGAATCTTCGCGTGAAACCGAAGATCCAAGTGGTCGAAGTGCCTGCGCCTGCCGCGCCGCTGCCCGCGCAATTCGTCGCGGTGCTTCAACAGGGTGCTGCTGCGCCGGCCTTCATTCTCACGGTGGACACGGCTACGAAGAACTTCACCGTGCGCAAGGTTGGCGCGGCGGCGGAACCCGGCAAGAGCTACGAGCTCTGGCTGGTCTCCGACAAGCTGCAACGTCCGCGTTCGCTGGGTGTGATCGGCGGCAGCGATTTCACCATTCGTCCGTCGTTGGCGGCTTATGACAGCGACACGATCAACACGGCGACCTATGCGGTCACACTCGAGCCGGAAGGCGGATCGCCCACCGGCATTGCCACCGGTCCGATCGTCTATGCAGGCACGCTGGTTGAAAGCGTTCCTGCACTTCCCGCACAGCCGCGCTGAGTATTTTTGGCACGATCTTTTCCGAAACCGGTTTCCACTTTTCGGGATCATGCCGCCAAATCCGGACAACAAAAAACGCCCGTGGGGAGCGGGCGTTTTCTGGTCTCAGACTTGGGGTCTTCTGAGCAATCACAAGGCGACTTCGGGGGGCGGGGAAGAGAGCCTTGTGAATTCGTGAAATCGTTAGCGGATCGTCGATTGATCCGAGCTGGTCAGGACAACGGCTTTATTGGCTTTGATTGCGGGACCGCTGACACGTGCCGTCTGGGTCAGTCCGGTATCCGAGAGGCGCGCAGAAATTCCAAGACCCGCGACGCCGATCGCGGCGACCAGCGCCACAACGACGATCTTCAGGTGTGTCATACGATCTGCACTGTAGAACGAATGGTTCATACAAACCTCCCGCCGCCTTTTGGTGTGGTCGAACATTGGTGCTGTTCGCTCGCCCGCAGGTTCAACCACTGCACATGAACAGAAACGTAATTGGCAGGGATTCGTTTCCAAGCGCCGATCACAAACGAGTGAAATGTCTTGAACTTCCGAGAGGGCTGTAAACCACTCAAGAATTATCGAGATAAATCAATGGATTAATTGCGGTTTGGTTTCGCGGTCGGGGGCCATTATTTTTTCGGCGGCTTACGAAAGACTTGTCTGTGACCAGAATGTCGCAGGTATTTCATCCCGGATATGGTGCCGGATCAGACGCTTCCGACCGTTTTCAGGCGGGCGCGGGGATGGATTTCCGCCTGCGAAAGCACGGTGGTCTGGGCGCGGAAGCGCTCCACCAGCGAGCGCACGAATGGCCGGATAGCCGCCGACGTGACCAGCACCGGTGCCTCACCTTCGCGCGCGGCCTGCTCAAAGCGATCGCGTACAAGGGTCATGAACTCCGAGAGTTTCGACGGCTGCATTGCGAGGCTGCGCTCCTCGCCAGTGCCGATCAGCGATTCCGCGAAGGCCTGCTCCCACTTCGCGCTGAGTGCGATCAGCGGCAGGTAGCCATTCATCGATGTATTCTGCGCGCAGATTTGCCGCGCCAGCCGTGCGCGTACATGCTCGACCAGCGTCGCGGGATTGCGCGAGAAGGCGAGTGCGTCGGCGATGCCTTCGAGAATGGTCGACAGATCGCGGATCGAGATGCGCTCGGCGAGCAGCAATTGCAGCACGCGCTGGATGCCCGACACGGTGATCTGGTTGGGCACGATGTCCTTGACGAGTTCGCCCTGTTCCTTCGGCAGGTCCTTCAGGAGTTTCTGCACCTCGCCGTAGGACAACAGGTCCGACATGTTGCCCTTGAGCAGTTCGGTGAGGTGTGTGGACAGGACGGTCGCGGCGTCCACCACGGTATATCCCTTGAGCGAGGCTTCCTCCTTGAGCGAGGCGTCGACCCAAGTCGCAGGCAATCCGAACGTCGGCTCCGTGGTGTGCGTGCCCGGAACGCTGACCTGATTGCCGGCAGGGTCCATCACCATGAACTGGTTGGCCCAGATGCGGCCGGTGCCGGCGTCCACTTCCTTGATCTTGATGACATAGGTGTTGGCTTCGAGCTGCACATTGTCGAGAATTCGCACGGCGGGCATCACGAAGCCCATTTCGGTGGCGAGCGAACGGCGCAACGCCTTGATTTGATCGGTGAGGCGGTCCGTGCCGTCGGGTCCGTTGACCAGCGGCAGCAGCGCGTAGCCCAGTTCGATCTTGAGATCGTCAATCTTGAGGGCGCTCGAGATCGGTTCTTCGGCGGCTGCTGCGGCAGCCGCAGCAGCGGCTGGTGCGGCTGCTTCACGCGCTTCCTGGACCTTGGCGGCGCGATGATTGGTGCGCGCATTCCATGCCAGCCAGCCCGCGCCGCCGCCCAGCGCCAGAAACGGCAGCATCGGAATGCCCGGCAGCAGCGCCAGCACCAGCATCACGCCCGACGACATGCCGAGCGCCTGCGGATAGCCCGACAGCTGCTTCATCATCGCCTTGTCGGCGGCGCCGGTGACGCCCGCCTTGGAGACCAGAAGGCCGGCGGCGGTCGAAACGATCAGCGCCGGCACCTGAGTGACGAGGCCATCGCCCACCGTCAGCAGCGTGTAGGTGCGGGCAGCGTCCGCAAAGCCCATGCCCTGCTGCGCGACGCCGATGATGATGCCGCCGATCACGTTGATGAACACCACCAGCAGGCCGGCAATGGCGTCACCGCGCACGAACTTCGACGCACCGTCCATCGCGCCGAAGAAGCCGCTTTCATCCTCAAGCTCCTTGCGGCGGTGCTTGGCGGTCTTCTCGTCGATCAATCCGGCAGAAAGATCGGCATCGATTGCCATCTGCTTGCCGGGCATCGAGTCGAGGTGGAACCGCGCGGCGACTTCCGCGATGCGGCCCGAACCCTTGGTGATGACGACGAAGTTCACGATCACCAGAATCGTGAAAACGATAATTCCGATGACGAAATTGCCGCTCATCACGAAATTGCCGAACGCCTCGATGACGTGGCCGGCTGCGGCGGTGCCTTCGTGGCCGTGCGACAGGATCAGACGGGTGGACGCCATGTTGAGTGACAGCCGCAGCATGGTCGAAATCAGCAGAACCGTAGGAAAGGCTGAGAATTCCAGCGGTGTCTGGATGAACAGCGCTGTCATCAGGATCAGGATCGACAGCGTGATCGAGATCGCGAGGAACAGGTCCAGCACCACCGCCGGCAGCGGCAGGATGAGCACCACAAGAATGGTGAGAACGCCGAAGGCCAGCGCGAGATCGCCGCGCCTGAGCATGGTGCCGATGTCGGAGAAACTGGGAAATCCGGAGCTTTTCGCCGTCTGGCCTTGGCCCGCCGTTACATCAACCATTGCCGCCGCTTCCCCCCGCGCATGTCGTTCGCGGACCCCAAAGACGTGAGCGGCGGCCGAAGGGCCACCGTTCCTAAAGTGAGGCACCGCACTGGCATCCACGGGTATTCCCCCGTTCTGCGCGACCGACGACACTCGACTTCACCCGGCAAAATTTGCCCAGCTTATGGTTAGTAAAGAGTTAACGGGGGATGCTGGCGGGTCATTTCGCTGATGCGAGAGGATGATATTCTCGCATAACCCCTATTCGGAGAACGACTTGACCCGAACGGCAATGCCGACGAGGTTGCCTGCGTGTCGGGCTCTAGCGATTCCACCTCCTCTTTGGCGGCGTTCACGCCGGACTCACGCGCTGCGTGGGTACGGTTGGGTATTGCCCTGATAATCGGATCGATCGGCAGCGTCGGCATGTGGTCGGTGGTGGTGGTCATCCCTATCGTGCAGGCGGACTTCGGCGCGACCCGGGGCGCAGCGTCGCTGGCCTTTACCTGCACCATGCTCGGCTTCGGTCTTGGTGGCATCGGCATGGGCCGGTTGTCCGACCGCTTTGGCATCGTGCCCGCGATCACCATCGGTATCGTCGCCATGCTGCTGGGTTACCTCGGTGCTGGCTATGCCGCTGCGCTATGGCAATTCAACCTGATGCATTTTCTGATCGGCCTAGGCGCCGCGGCCACTTTCGGCCCGCTGATGACCGAGGCATCGCACTGGTTCGATCGCCACCGGGGCCTCGCGGTCACCATCGCCGCCAGCGGCAACTACATCGCCGGCACGTTCTGGCCTCCCGTCGTCGAACGCGGAACCGCCTATGCCGGATGGCGGGCCACGCACATCGCTATCGGAATTGGCTGCGCTATTATCATGGCGGTCGTAGTTGCGATCCTGCGTTGGCAGATCGGCAGCGAGTCCGTGCGCTCGCATGAGAACGCGCCGCCGCCGCGCGTCGATCTCCAGATCAACACGAATACGCTGACCATTATGCTTTGCATCGCAGCCGTTGCCTGCTGCGTGGCAATGTCGATGCCGCAGGTCCACATCGTCGCCTATTGCGGCGATCTCGGTTACGGCGTGGCTCGCGGCGCGGAGATGCTGTCGCTGATGCTTGCCTTCGGCATCGTCAGCCGGATCGGCTCCGGTTTTCTCGCGGATCGCATCGGCGGCTTGCGCACGCTGCTGGTCGGTTCGATCGCGCAGGGCGTCGCGTTGATGTTCTATCTCTTCTTCGACGGCCTGATGTCGCTGTACATTATCTCTGCGATGTTCGGCCTGTTTCAAGGCGGCATCGTGCCGAGCTACGC is a genomic window of Bradyrhizobium sp. G127 containing:
- the chrA gene encoding chromate efflux transporter — protein: MPSTHPPLAEQSAEPSAASAIPIREAFFVWLRIALLSFGGPAGQIALMHRELVDERKWISDARFIHALNFCMLLPGPEAQQLATYIGWLLHGVRGGVIAGTLFVLPGFVVIVTLSVIYALYGALDVVSGLFFGLKAAVLAIVIEALFRIARRALKTTALYSLAAVAFIAIFGFHVPFPLIIVAAGVFGWFAAKIAPDWIGGAPTSVEQSDRAADAAAMSRDAPTLKRGLRIVAVCGALWVAPIVLLVLLFGRGSVYPTLATFFSEMAVVTFGGAYAVLAYVAQAAVNDLHWLNPGEMLDGLALAETTPGPLILVLTFVGFLAGFRDPGGIPPLAGGLIGASLTTWVTFVPCFLWVLLGAPYVERLRHNRALSGALAAITAAVVGVILNLAVWFALHVLFRNVGELNLGWLRPAWPDLASLDWKAALLSAFAMLAMFRWHFGMLPTLAVCGAAGLALKFAV
- the ctrA gene encoding response regulator transcription factor CtrA, translating into MRVLLIEDDSATAQSIELMLKSESFNVYTTDLGEEGVDLGKLYDYDIILLDLNLPDMSGYDVLKQLRVSKIKTPILILSGLAGIEDKVKGLGVGADDYMTKPFHKDELIARIHAIVRRSKGHAQSVIQTGDLVVNLDTKTVEVGGQRVHLTGKEYQMLELLSLRKGTTLTKEMFLNHLYGGMDEPELKIIDVFICKLRKKLANASEGRNFIETVWGRGYVLREPTEDEVRIPA
- the fliI gene encoding flagellar protein export ATPase FliI, producing the protein MKALAEQISDIDGVNIYGRVVGVRGLMVEIAGPIHAMSVGARIVVETGTNRFIPCEVIGFTGNNAVVMPFAGLEGVRRGCRAVIANAASQVRPSAAWLGRVINAMGEPIDGKGPLMQGPSPMPYRNAPPPAHSRKRVGAPLDLGVRSLNTFLTCCRGQRMGIFAGSGVGKSVLLSMLARNVDADISVIGLVGERGREVQEFLQDDLGDEGLARSVVVVATSDEPALMRRQAAYLTLAIAEYFRDDGKDVMCMMDSVTRFAMAQREIGLSAGEPPTAKGYTPTVFTELPKLLERAGPGLGEGTITGIFTVLVDGDDHNEPVADAVRGILDGHIVMERAIAERGRYPAINILKSVSRTMPKSADPAFWPTIVKARQTMATYADMEELIRLGAYRAGSSPEVDEAIRLHEPLEDFLRQRKDEATGLGDGYRRLEQILQTLETER
- the fliJ gene encoding flagellar export protein FliJ; the protein is MKSRETLIRLKKFQVDEKRRRVAQIEGMIADFQRMSVDLEREIQHEQDRAGIQDPSHFAYPTYAKAAIQRRENLTRSADELRVQLEDAKAVLGEAFEELKKVELLDERDQARERAEESAREQADLDSIGLMRSRIAMA
- a CDS encoding sigma-70 family RNA polymerase sigma factor is translated as MLTPAELIWLLASVAKGDEAAFERLYDATRAKLFGVVLRILRRQDLAEEVTQEAYVKIWNNAGQFNPTLASPITWMVSIARNRAIDVVRKRSEASIEDEPTAMEVASDTPDPLARREMTEELKRVLECVGQLDPERQKLVLLAYYNGWSRDQLSEKFNTPLNTVKTWLRRSMIDIRECLGLA
- a CDS encoding anti-sigma factor, with amino-acid sequence MNYSEDHIALAAEYALGTLDADERALVETMMIVDHGFMEVVEAWDRKLSPLHQMVAPIEPPPHLWDNISAALGLGQKIESAPEPVVEPQDSSVTPTTAVAPTPAAPDAAAAPVPDHFDYTHIPPTTPDDSTAVTAALEQVISDQAKSDQTTSDQAALDHGAAEARPAAAPDIVVEPVAAQPSQPSNVVPLPGKRGGLAFGWVMTAVAASLAGVIWLQAYRPDLLPENLRVKPKIQVVEVPAPAAPLPAQFVAVLQQGAAAPAFILTVDTATKNFTVRKVGAAAEPGKSYELWLVSDKLQRPRSLGVIGGSDFTIRPSLAAYDSDTINTATYAVTLEPEGGSPTGIATGPIVYAGTLVESVPALPAQPR
- the flhA gene encoding flagellar biosynthesis protein FlhA, translating into MVDVTAGQGQTAKSSGFPSFSDIGTMLRRGDLALAFGVLTILVVLILPLPAVVLDLFLAISITLSILILMTALFIQTPLEFSAFPTVLLISTMLRLSLNMASTRLILSHGHEGTAAAGHVIEAFGNFVMSGNFVIGIIVFTILVIVNFVVITKGSGRIAEVAARFHLDSMPGKQMAIDADLSAGLIDEKTAKHRRKELEDESGFFGAMDGASKFVRGDAIAGLLVVFINVIGGIIIGVAQQGMGFADAARTYTLLTVGDGLVTQVPALIVSTAAGLLVSKAGVTGAADKAMMKQLSGYPQALGMSSGVMLVLALLPGIPMLPFLALGGGAGWLAWNARTNHRAAKVQEAREAAAPAAAAAAAAAAEEPISSALKIDDLKIELGYALLPLVNGPDGTDRLTDQIKALRRSLATEMGFVMPAVRILDNVQLEANTYVIKIKEVDAGTGRIWANQFMVMDPAGNQVSVPGTHTTEPTFGLPATWVDASLKEEASLKGYTVVDAATVLSTHLTELLKGNMSDLLSYGEVQKLLKDLPKEQGELVKDIVPNQITVSGIQRVLQLLLAERISIRDLSTILEGIADALAFSRNPATLVEHVRARLARQICAQNTSMNGYLPLIALSAKWEQAFAESLIGTGEERSLAMQPSKLSEFMTLVRDRFEQAAREGEAPVLVTSAAIRPFVRSLVERFRAQTTVLSQAEIHPRARLKTVGSV
- a CDS encoding MFS transporter, which translates into the protein MSGSSDSTSSLAAFTPDSRAAWVRLGIALIIGSIGSVGMWSVVVVIPIVQADFGATRGAASLAFTCTMLGFGLGGIGMGRLSDRFGIVPAITIGIVAMLLGYLGAGYAAALWQFNLMHFLIGLGAAATFGPLMTEASHWFDRHRGLAVTIAASGNYIAGTFWPPVVERGTAYAGWRATHIAIGIGCAIIMAVVVAILRWQIGSESVRSHENAPPPRVDLQINTNTLTIMLCIAAVACCVAMSMPQVHIVAYCGDLGYGVARGAEMLSLMLAFGIVSRIGSGFLADRIGGLRTLLVGSIAQGVALMFYLFFDGLMSLYIISAMFGLFQGGIVPSYAIIVRESMPSSEAATRVGMVIFASVIGMSLGGWVSGVIFDATGSYAAAFLNGVGWNALNVTIVVALLLRARRRMAFA